In Zunongwangia sp. HGR-M22, the sequence GCACTGCTGAAACACTGATGATTCACAAAAAGATGATTTTTAATCCTAAATATGGTGTTCTAGGATTATTATCAACACCTTTTTGGTTATTTTTTGAATGGATGGCACCGTTAATCGAATTTACGGGAACTATTTTCTTTATACTGCTACTGTGGTTTGGATTAATTAGCTGGAACTTTTTCTTGACTTTTCTTGGTGTCGTTTACGCTTTTGCAGTATTATTCTCGGTAACTGCTTTGTTTTTTGAAGAATATAGCTTTCAGCAATACAAAAAGCCGAAATATATATTTAAACTAATTGGCACTGCTTTTTTAGAACCATTAATCTATCATCCTTTTGTAATGTGGGCCGCCGTTCGCGGAAATTGGGATTTGATTATTGGCAAAAAAAGTTGGGGCGAAATGACTAGAGCCGGACTTTCCAATTCCAGCAAAAAGCAGGATTAAAATCCGCTAATCATATCTTCAAATCCTTTTTTATCTTCAATTTTGGTTTTTTTCCCTTTGGTAGAAATGTAATTATCTTTTTTCAGTTCAGCCACTTGACGAATGCAACTCTCGGTCGCTGTACCTACTACATTTGCAAGATCCTCTCTGGTAAGGTTTACCGCTAAAAAGCCTTCATCATCAGTTCCAAAATTAGCTTCAAGATATAGTAAAGCTTCAGCTATTCGCTGCTTTACATTGTGCTGAGACATATTAACGATAAAATTATCTGATTCCCGAAGGTCTGAAGCCATAACCTTTAATAGGTTTCTGGTGAACTCGGGATTTTCATTTATTTTGTCGATAATAAGCTGTTTTGGGATGTAGCACATAGACGTATCATTCAATGCGGTAGCGCTTAGATTGGTTTGCTCGTCTGAAACTACAGAGCGCTGTCCCAAAATTTCGCCTTTTTTGGCGATTTTGACGATTTGGTGTTTACCATTTTCACTAAGCTTAGATAATTTA encodes:
- a CDS encoding Crp/Fnr family transcriptional regulator, with product MKTPEKTRCENCIIRQFNSLKAFSKEELKTISDNKVSREFKKGDQIFKEGEKLSGVFCVRDGASKLSKLSENGKHQIVKIAKKGEILGQRSVVSDEQTNLSATALNDTSMCYIPKQLIIDKINENPEFTRNLLKVMASDLRESDNFIVNMSQHNVKQRIAEALLYLEANFGTDDEGFLAVNLTREDLANVVGTATESCIRQVAELKKDNYISTKGKKTKIEDKKGFEDMISGF